A stretch of Lysinibacillus agricola DNA encodes these proteins:
- a CDS encoding DUF916 and DUF3324 domain-containing protein gives MRKNMLLTLVGIVMVGLVWFAPFASASEFNFGVHTVIPENQIDKEKTYFNLKMEPNQKQTLTIRLRNDTPEDVVIEPKIHSATTNLNGVVEYGPTKAERDSSLLYELGDLIKTDKEITVPANGSKELHLNVTMPEEQFDGILAGGITLEEKESASKKEETNKGLSIENKYAYVVGITLQETDEIVEQDLQLHEVEAGQLNARNVINATLQNPTATYLNRFEVDAEVTEKGKTEVLYQSKKQDMQVAPNSSFEYPIPLDGEKFKSGEYTLHMKAKSSKESWEFEKDFTIKAEEVKQFNATDVSIEGPNYLAYLVGLLILLVAGLLFYIVYSKKKQKKQQEEMNN, from the coding sequence ATGAGAAAAAATATGCTGTTGACTTTAGTTGGAATAGTAATGGTAGGCCTAGTATGGTTTGCACCATTCGCTTCTGCATCTGAATTTAATTTTGGTGTACATACTGTTATTCCGGAAAATCAAATTGATAAAGAAAAAACTTATTTTAATTTGAAAATGGAACCCAATCAAAAGCAAACATTAACGATCCGTTTAAGAAACGATACACCAGAAGATGTCGTGATTGAGCCTAAAATTCATTCAGCTACAACAAATCTCAATGGTGTTGTAGAGTATGGTCCCACAAAAGCTGAACGTGATTCTTCATTATTGTATGAGCTAGGTGATTTAATAAAAACAGATAAGGAGATTACAGTTCCGGCTAATGGGAGTAAAGAGTTACATTTAAATGTAACGATGCCAGAGGAGCAATTCGATGGAATTTTAGCAGGCGGTATTACGTTAGAAGAGAAGGAATCGGCATCAAAAAAAGAAGAAACCAATAAAGGTTTAAGTATTGAAAATAAATATGCTTATGTAGTAGGCATTACGCTACAAGAGACGGATGAAATAGTTGAGCAGGATTTACAATTACATGAAGTTGAGGCTGGGCAATTGAATGCACGTAATGTTATAAATGCTACACTTCAAAATCCTACGGCTACGTATTTAAATCGTTTTGAAGTGGATGCGGAAGTGACGGAAAAAGGAAAAACAGAAGTACTCTATCAATCTAAAAAACAAGATATGCAAGTGGCACCAAATTCAAGTTTTGAATACCCGATTCCGTTAGATGGTGAAAAATTTAAATCGGGAGAATATACGCTACATATGAAAGCTAAGTCTAGCAAAGAATCATGGGAGTTTGAGAAGGATTTTACCATTAAAGCGGAAGAAGTAAAGCAATTTAACGCAACAGATGTATCCATTGAAGGTCCGAATTATCTAGCGTATTTGGTAGGATTGCTAATTCTTCTAGTAGCAGGATTACTATTCTATATAGTTTATAGCAAAAAGAAGCAGAAGAAACAACAAGAAGAAATGAATAATTAA
- a CDS encoding InlB B-repeat-containing protein yields MKKASLLLIIIFLVFSQLSISYQAVYAISNSESKIDYSITKEDLLTLDNSDEGIVQPNDHANNNSKEDNEPSMNMEDENTSLDSDEMVNAPPSNSDDDFIIEDYGDRVSIIGWQGGISKDIDIPGEINGKPVVEIRNRAFSDLQLSNVTIPSSVTKIGNEVFSNNQLESLKIPSGVETIGSHAFSNNQLKSIEIPPKVTTIGSHAFSKNQLKKIKIPSNLKTIETGVFSYNKLESVEIPSSVTTIGSYAFLTNQLESVEIPSSVAMIGRSAFSNNQLKSIEIPSSVTTIEAGVFSYNQLKSIEIPSSVTTIGESAFTKNQLTSVKIPSSVTTIGMSAFLANQLESIEIPSSVTTIEANVFSGNQLTNVEIPTSVTTIGNQAFSHNQLTSIEIPPSVTTIGERAFASNQLDFVIFDGANEFHWTYPTPFDFQSKSGKTFLGWFEDEDYTIDWNNSITKPMTIYAKWALTFIVKFDANGGSKVPSQSVEPGEFIKAPFTPVKEGYTFGGWYKDKGLTEAWNFDQDVVKKDITLYAKWSKASYIVTFDANGGSEVSSQTVEYNELVKAPITPKKEGYTFGGWHKDKELTVAWEFVKDVVTQNVTLYAKWTKDHTSGGGSGGSGGSDGGSSNYKITFDSNGGSEVPSQTVGYNDLVKAPTTPVKDGYHFDGWYKETALNNAWDFAKDKVTADITLYAKWTKDYMVTFDSNGGSEIPSQTVPYKALVKAPSDPKKEGYLFIGWYKNKEFTKAWDFAKDVVTEDLTLYARWMKESHGCDITFKDVDQNWAQDMIKEVAERCIIIGYPDGTFRPNDMIQRQHVVLMIDRALQPASIRDAVAFSDVPKSHVNYEQITRLQRAGIVDGSNGAFRPNASITRAEMAKVIVLAFGLTPEGNSTFKDVDPSHWASEYIAALADHNIALGDENGHFRPNENLTRAEFTAIMYRALGL; encoded by the coding sequence ATGAAAAAAGCCAGTTTACTGTTAATTATCATATTTTTAGTCTTTTCTCAATTATCTATAAGTTATCAAGCTGTTTATGCGATAAGTAATAGTGAAAGCAAGATTGATTATTCCATCACGAAAGAGGATCTATTAACTTTGGATAATAGCGATGAAGGTATAGTGCAACCGAATGATCATGCTAACAATAATAGTAAAGAAGATAATGAACCGTCGATGAATATGGAGGATGAAAACACTTCTTTGGATTCTGATGAGATGGTTAATGCACCACCTAGTAATAGTGATGATGATTTTATCATTGAAGATTACGGTGATCGTGTTTCCATCATAGGATGGCAAGGAGGAATATCAAAGGATATTGATATTCCTGGTGAAATCAATGGTAAACCAGTTGTAGAAATAAGAAACCGAGCATTTTCTGACTTACAGCTCTCAAACGTAACGATTCCGTCAAGTGTGACAAAGATAGGAAACGAGGTGTTTTCTAATAATCAATTAGAAAGTTTGAAAATACCTTCAGGGGTGGAAACGATAGGAAGTCATGCATTTTCAAACAATCAATTAAAAAGTATAGAGATACCCCCAAAAGTGACAACGATAGGAAGCCATGCATTTTCAAAAAATCAATTGAAAAAAATAAAAATACCCTCAAACTTGAAAACAATAGAAACAGGTGTATTTTCTTATAATAAATTAGAAAGTGTAGAAATACCTTCAAGTGTGACAACGATAGGAAGTTATGCATTTTTAACTAATCAATTAGAAAGTGTGGAAATACCCTCAAGTGTGGCAATGATAGGACGCTCTGCGTTTTCAAACAATCAATTAAAAAGTATAGAAATACCCTCAAGTGTGACAACGATAGAAGCGGGTGTATTTTCTTATAATCAATTAAAAAGTATAGAAATACCTTCAAGCGTGACAACGATAGGAGAATCTGCATTTACAAAAAATCAATTAACAAGTGTAAAAATACCTTCAAGCGTAACGACGATAGGAATGTCTGCATTTTTAGCTAATCAATTAGAAAGTATAGAAATACCCTCAAGTGTGACAACGATAGAAGCGAATGTATTTTCAGGCAATCAATTAACAAATGTAGAAATACCTACAAGTGTGACAACAATAGGAAACCAAGCTTTTTCGCATAATCAATTAACAAGTATAGAGATACCCCCAAGCGTGACAACAATAGGAGAGCGTGCATTTGCTTCTAATCAATTAGATTTTGTAATCTTTGATGGAGCAAATGAATTCCATTGGACTTACCCAACTCCTTTTGATTTCCAATCTAAGAGTGGGAAAACCTTTTTGGGGTGGTTTGAAGATGAAGACTATACGATAGATTGGAATAATTCTATAACGAAACCAATGACTATTTATGCTAAGTGGGCATTGACTTTCATTGTCAAGTTTGATGCCAATGGAGGCAGTAAAGTTCCATCGCAATCAGTAGAGCCTGGTGAATTCATAAAAGCACCATTCACTCCGGTAAAAGAAGGGTACACATTTGGAGGTTGGTATAAAGACAAAGGACTAACAGAAGCATGGAATTTCGATCAAGATGTAGTGAAAAAAGATATCACGCTATACGCCAAATGGTCGAAAGCAAGCTACATCGTTACTTTTGATGCCAACGGAGGAAGCGAAGTTTCATCGCAAACCGTGGAATATAACGAATTAGTAAAAGCCCCAATTACTCCAAAGAAGGAAGGCTATACATTTGGAGGGTGGCATAAAGATAAAGAATTGACAGTAGCATGGGAATTTGTAAAAGACGTAGTGACCCAAAATGTTACGTTGTATGCGAAATGGACAAAGGATCATACGTCTGGCGGAGGATCTGGCGGCTCAGGAGGCTCTGATGGAGGTTCGTCAAACTATAAAATTACCTTTGACTCCAATGGTGGAAGTGAAGTGCCATCACAAACAGTCGGCTATAACGACCTCGTGAAAGCCCCAACTACTCCAGTGAAAGACGGCTATCATTTTGATGGCTGGTATAAGGAAACGGCGCTTAACAATGCATGGGACTTTGCGAAAGATAAAGTAACCGCAGACATCACGTTGTATGCGAAATGGACAAAGGACTATATGGTTACTTTTGATTCAAATGGAGGCAGTGAAATTCCGTCGCAAACAGTGCCATACAAAGCTTTAGTGAAAGCTCCTTCTGATCCAAAGAAGGAAGGCTACTTGTTTATCGGCTGGTATAAAAATAAAGAATTCACAAAAGCATGGGATTTTGCAAAAGATGTCGTTACAGAGGACTTAACATTATATGCACGATGGATGAAGGAAAGCCATGGTTGTGACATTACTTTCAAGGATGTTGATCAAAACTGGGCACAAGATATGATTAAAGAAGTTGCCGAGCGATGCATTATTATAGGTTATCCAGACGGCACTTTCCGACCAAATGATATGATTCAACGACAACACGTAGTACTTATGATTGATCGTGCATTACAACCAGCATCAATTCGAGACGCTGTAGCCTTTTCAGATGTACCTAAAAGCCATGTAAATTATGAACAAATTACACGACTACAACGAGCGGGTATCGTGGATGGTTCAAATGGAGCATTTCGACCAAACGCTTCTATAACACGTGCCGAAATGGCAAAAGTAATCGTGCTTGCATTTGGTTTAACGCCAGAAGGCAATAGTACATTCAAGGATGTCGATCCATCCCACTGGGCGAGTGAATATATTGCCGCTTTAGCAGACCATAACATTGCACTAGGTGATGAAAATGGTCATTTTAGACCAAATGAAAACTTAACACGCGCAGAATTTACGGCGATTATGTATCGAGCACTTGGTTTATAA
- a CDS encoding glycerophosphodiester phosphodiesterase, giving the protein MEIFAHRGVSAHCPENTIAAFVAASKLPITGIELDVHLTADRELVVIHDETIDRTSNGSGYVKDYTLQELRAFDFGSWFSSEFEDESIPTLGDILELFAGTNHRINIELKTDIFPYDGIESLVIREVAAFQMTERVIISSFNHESIQIIAQRAPYIEKAALFAEILVDFNGYTAQIPADAIHVSLPTAFRKSVKEALNEGAIVRVYTVNDVEYAKQLQQLGLQAIFTDDPGKIASGLIG; this is encoded by the coding sequence TTGGAGATTTTTGCCCATAGAGGCGTTTCTGCACATTGCCCTGAAAATACTATCGCTGCTTTTGTAGCCGCATCAAAGCTTCCGATTACGGGGATTGAACTAGATGTTCATTTAACAGCGGATAGGGAGTTAGTCGTTATTCATGATGAAACGATCGATCGCACATCTAACGGCTCTGGCTACGTAAAAGATTATACGCTACAAGAACTTCGCGCATTTGATTTTGGTTCATGGTTTTCTTCTGAATTCGAAGATGAAAGCATTCCAACTTTAGGTGACATATTAGAGCTGTTTGCAGGTACAAATCATCGTATTAATATTGAACTCAAAACTGATATATTCCCATATGACGGGATAGAATCTCTTGTCATTAGAGAAGTTGCTGCATTTCAAATGACAGAGAGAGTGATTATTTCCTCTTTTAATCATGAATCCATTCAAATCATCGCACAAAGAGCACCATACATTGAAAAAGCGGCGCTCTTCGCGGAAATTTTAGTTGATTTTAACGGCTACACGGCTCAAATTCCAGCAGATGCTATACATGTCAGCTTACCTACAGCGTTTCGGAAATCAGTTAAGGAAGCTCTTAATGAAGGAGCAATTGTACGTGTGTATACAGTCAATGATGTCGAGTACGCAAAACAATTGCAGCAGCTCGGCTTGCAGGCAATATTTACGGATGATCCGGGGAAGATAGCGTCTGGATTGATAGGATAG
- a CDS encoding DUF2804 domain-containing protein, producing the protein MKQHAEKEIIQPTLLCDKKGNLNPAAIGFARKPFINSNLSGHFMRKKKWNYWCVYGDEIIFSATISHLDYAAVCFVYFLEYETQRYFEKTITIPLGGKLKMPTQVLDSVSFKNSEMMIDMTYLQNETHLSVSIPDFDGDVLRAKLVIQHPSTDESLNVVIPWNRKTFQFIGKHHILPTSGVVTIGTRRFTFSPEENFSVLEYSRGVWPRESTWNWGMASQRVRGRRIGLNLGGKWTDGTGMTENAVFVEGKMTKIHEDVLFNYNQEDLMQRWKVKTKFSNQVSLTFSPFFERVSVTKAGLVKSEVHQMFGYYDGSVLLDNGETLVIKQMLGSIEENRVKW; encoded by the coding sequence GTGAAGCAGCATGCTGAGAAAGAAATTATACAGCCTACTCTTTTATGCGATAAAAAAGGTAATTTAAATCCAGCTGCCATCGGATTTGCACGTAAACCTTTCATAAATAGCAATTTAAGTGGACATTTTATGCGCAAAAAGAAATGGAATTATTGGTGTGTCTACGGTGATGAGATCATATTCTCTGCTACTATTAGTCATCTAGACTACGCAGCGGTCTGCTTCGTCTATTTCCTTGAATATGAAACACAGCGCTACTTTGAAAAAACAATTACAATTCCTTTAGGTGGAAAGTTAAAAATGCCTACACAGGTGCTAGATTCAGTATCATTCAAAAATAGTGAAATGATGATTGATATGACATATTTACAAAATGAAACACATCTATCAGTTTCTATCCCAGACTTCGATGGAGATGTTTTACGTGCGAAGCTTGTCATTCAGCATCCATCTACAGATGAGTCATTGAATGTAGTCATTCCTTGGAACCGCAAAACATTCCAATTTATAGGTAAGCATCATATACTCCCCACTTCTGGCGTTGTAACAATTGGAACTCGCCGCTTTACATTTTCACCTGAGGAAAACTTCTCTGTACTAGAATATAGTCGTGGCGTTTGGCCGCGTGAATCAACATGGAATTGGGGAATGGCCTCACAGCGAGTTCGAGGTAGACGAATTGGACTCAATTTAGGTGGTAAGTGGACAGACGGAACTGGAATGACCGAAAATGCTGTTTTCGTTGAAGGTAAAATGACAAAAATACATGAGGATGTACTGTTCAATTATAATCAAGAGGATTTGATGCAACGCTGGAAAGTTAAGACGAAATTCTCTAACCAAGTTTCATTAACATTCTCCCCGTTTTTCGAGCGTGTATCTGTAACAAAAGCCGGTCTCGTAAAATCTGAAGTACATCAGATGTTTGGCTATTACGACGGCTCCGTATTACTAGACAACGGCGAAACACTTGTCATCAAACAAATGCTAGGCAGTATCGAAGAAAACCGCGTAAAATGGTAA
- a CDS encoding amidase domain-containing protein — MAKMYNRQAAVQYANLWWNRRNPAFPNFTVDCTNYISQCLFAGGAPMRGAPNRGKGWWGQHSNWSFSWSVAHSLRWYLEGSTTGLKGRRVQSAEELELGDIIFYDFQGDGRVDHSVIVTSIQNDIPYVNAHTSDSINRPYFYEDSTAYTPSMTYFFIHIDDSFA; from the coding sequence GTGGCAAAAATGTATAACAGGCAGGCCGCTGTACAATATGCGAATTTGTGGTGGAACAGGCGTAATCCAGCATTTCCGAACTTTACTGTTGATTGTACGAACTATATATCTCAATGTTTATTTGCTGGAGGAGCACCAATGCGAGGTGCTCCAAACAGAGGGAAAGGTTGGTGGGGTCAACATAGCAATTGGAGTTTTAGCTGGTCTGTTGCACATTCCCTTAGATGGTATTTGGAAGGCTCTACGACTGGATTGAAGGGGAGGCGTGTACAATCTGCCGAAGAATTGGAACTTGGAGATATCATTTTTTATGATTTCCAAGGGGATGGAAGAGTTGACCACTCTGTAATTGTGACAAGTATTCAAAATGATATTCCATATGTTAACGCACACACTTCAGATAGTATTAATCGACCATATTTTTATGAAGATTCAACGGCCTATACGCCAAGCATGACTTATTTTTTCATTCATATAGATGATAGTTTTGCTTAG
- a CDS encoding nitroreductase family protein, with amino-acid sequence MSEKILSVRDAIIERRSIKKFNGQSVDRGDLMAIIDDAVWAPNHGNREPWRLVVACGEELSTLHNLLRELAIPKWQELSSEDLAKQMTKFTLPGGYAFVIVPEDARQKERLEDYAAASIFIQNIQLLAWDKGIGSCWKTPGFLDNPKFREALKVQPGERVIAMLQVGYFDEAPKGKERKKSADIVTIFGE; translated from the coding sequence ATGAGCGAAAAAATTTTGTCTGTTAGGGATGCGATTATTGAGCGTCGTTCTATTAAAAAATTTAATGGCCAGTCGGTAGATCGTGGAGATTTAATGGCTATTATTGACGATGCGGTATGGGCACCGAATCATGGTAATCGAGAGCCTTGGCGTTTAGTCGTTGCTTGTGGTGAGGAGTTATCTACTCTTCATAATTTGTTGCGCGAACTAGCGATACCGAAATGGCAGGAGCTTTCAAGTGAAGATTTAGCGAAGCAAATGACAAAATTCACATTACCAGGTGGTTATGCATTTGTGATCGTTCCAGAGGATGCACGACAAAAAGAGCGTTTAGAAGATTACGCAGCGGCAAGTATATTTATTCAAAACATTCAATTATTAGCTTGGGATAAAGGAATCGGCTCATGCTGGAAAACTCCTGGGTTCCTAGATAATCCGAAATTCCGTGAAGCCTTAAAGGTTCAGCCGGGTGAGCGCGTGATTGCGATGCTACAAGTTGGCTATTTTGATGAAGCACCGAAAGGGAAAGAACGTAAAAAATCAGCAGATATCGTTACGATTTTTGGAGAATAA
- a CDS encoding dipeptidase, with translation MTNVQQLDAYFTEHREAHLHELNEFLRIPSISSLSEYKGDIQNAAEWLANAFKKLNLENVSITQTAGHPVVYADWLHAEGKPTILFYGHYDVQPVDPLNLWETEPFNPTIRDNKLFARGASDDKGQVFMHLKMIEALFATTGTLPVNVKFIYEGEEEIGSPNLPAYVEEHKEKLAADLILISDTGLYGPGKPAVCYGLRGLTGVQIDVRGAKGDLHSGIYGGGVQNAIHALADILASFRDEHGTIQVEGFYDNVLSLTEEEREAYRALGFDEESVKEEVGVKELFGEAGYSYLEQTWARPTLEVNGVFGGFSGEGIKTVLPAEAGAKITCRLVPNQEPDEIVALLKAHIEKHKPTGVEVTISEFDKGRPFLTPFDHPLIQAAGRSYEKVYNVPTAYTRGGGSIPIVAAFDEILELPVVLMGFGLSSENFHAPNEHFHLENFDKGLRVLSDYLFEVAELQK, from the coding sequence ATGACAAATGTACAGCAGTTAGATGCGTATTTCACTGAACATCGCGAAGCACACTTACATGAATTAAATGAATTTTTACGTATTCCAAGTATTAGTTCTTTGTCTGAGTATAAGGGAGATATACAAAATGCTGCAGAGTGGCTAGCGAACGCTTTTAAAAAGCTAAATCTTGAGAACGTCTCTATTACGCAAACTGCAGGTCACCCTGTTGTTTATGCTGATTGGTTACACGCAGAGGGAAAACCAACTATTCTGTTTTATGGTCATTATGATGTTCAGCCTGTTGACCCATTAAATTTATGGGAAACTGAGCCGTTCAACCCTACAATCCGAGATAACAAATTATTTGCTCGTGGTGCTAGTGACGATAAAGGGCAAGTGTTTATGCACTTAAAAATGATTGAAGCACTATTTGCGACAACTGGCACTTTACCAGTGAACGTGAAATTCATCTATGAAGGTGAAGAAGAGATTGGTAGTCCTAACCTTCCTGCCTATGTTGAAGAGCATAAAGAGAAACTAGCTGCAGACTTAATTTTGATTTCTGATACAGGTTTATATGGTCCTGGTAAGCCTGCTGTATGCTACGGATTACGTGGCTTAACGGGGGTTCAAATCGATGTTCGTGGTGCAAAAGGTGACCTTCACTCTGGTATTTACGGTGGCGGTGTCCAAAACGCTATTCATGCATTAGCTGACATTTTAGCCTCTTTCCGTGATGAACATGGGACAATTCAAGTGGAGGGCTTCTACGACAACGTTTTATCATTAACTGAAGAAGAACGCGAAGCTTACCGTGCGCTTGGTTTTGATGAAGAATCCGTGAAGGAAGAAGTTGGCGTGAAGGAATTATTCGGTGAAGCTGGCTATTCCTATTTAGAACAAACTTGGGCACGCCCAACATTAGAGGTCAACGGTGTGTTTGGTGGCTTCTCTGGCGAAGGCATTAAAACAGTGCTTCCTGCTGAGGCTGGCGCAAAAATCACATGCCGTCTTGTGCCAAATCAAGAGCCTGATGAAATTGTGGCACTATTAAAAGCACATATTGAAAAACATAAACCAACTGGCGTTGAGGTGACAATCTCTGAATTCGATAAAGGTCGTCCATTCTTAACACCATTTGATCATCCACTTATCCAAGCTGCTGGTCGCTCATACGAAAAAGTATATAATGTACCAACTGCTTACACACGTGGAGGAGGATCAATCCCTATCGTGGCTGCCTTTGATGAAATTTTAGAATTGCCAGTAGTGCTTATGGGCTTCGGCTTATCAAGTGAAAACTTCCATGCACCAAATGAGCATTTCCATTTAGAAAACTTCGATAAAGGATTGCGTGTTTTAAGCGATTATTTATTTGAGGTCGCGGAATTACAAAAATAA
- a CDS encoding DUF3221 domain-containing protein, whose amino-acid sequence MKNRISKPIINMVLLLLFLVVLWFIGNVSQLLSSKENTESEIGYIVMHEGIVYFIQGKDVQQSDIESFASENSNKFESVSILNNELKLSMKGIKSGDKVRIWYSEILESNPAKIKVIRIEKM is encoded by the coding sequence ATGAAGAACAGAATCTCCAAACCTATTATCAACATGGTCTTATTGTTACTTTTTCTTGTTGTTTTATGGTTTATAGGTAATGTTAGCCAGCTGTTATCTAGTAAAGAAAATACCGAAAGTGAAATTGGCTATATAGTAATGCATGAAGGAATAGTCTATTTTATTCAAGGAAAGGACGTTCAACAATCAGATATAGAGAGTTTCGCTAGCGAAAATTCAAATAAATTTGAATCAGTTTCAATTTTAAATAATGAATTGAAACTGTCTATGAAAGGGATTAAAAGTGGAGATAAAGTGAGGATTTGGTATTCTGAAATTTTGGAGTCAAATCCAGCAAAAATCAAAGTTATTCGTATAGAAAAAATGTGA
- a CDS encoding trypsin-like serine peptidase: MKKITLKFFFMFIFLLVPMNVFAEDQLGSFTFDSSESSHPYDMVNSKGEIIKYEDFRKSNLQLISETPSFQGTGKITPVEIDNLILQSKSFIDVTPSPVIIEDNLSKNTNEITPYIVIGEDGRTIVEDTEIAPFSSISYIELNWADGTSGTCTGTLIGRNRVLTNAHCVIDAGTQRGISSATVYPGVSNSMGWFGSYNVRDYFVPSNWISTGSTSEDFAVLVLDASNNRHAGDVAGFLGIRQVNNLLNQNVGIFGYPGDLIRAGGVISQFGMRGNVTREDTSLAFYTIDTAPGQSGSALLNANNQVVGVHRGSYIVNGNTMNGGPKMNSNMFNFVSQALQ; this comes from the coding sequence ATGAAAAAAATTACTTTAAAGTTTTTCTTTATGTTTATCTTTTTATTAGTTCCTATGAATGTCTTTGCAGAGGATCAACTTGGGAGTTTTACATTTGATTCAAGTGAATCGTCGCATCCTTATGATATGGTAAATTCGAAAGGTGAAATAATTAAGTATGAGGATTTCAGAAAAAGTAATTTGCAATTGATTAGTGAAACACCTAGTTTTCAAGGCACTGGAAAAATTACACCTGTTGAGATTGATAACTTAATATTACAAAGTAAATCATTTATTGATGTAACTCCTTCACCTGTTATTATTGAAGACAACTTATCTAAAAATACAAATGAAATAACTCCATATATAGTAATAGGCGAAGACGGTAGAACAATTGTAGAAGATACAGAAATAGCACCATTTAGTTCGATTTCGTATATTGAATTAAATTGGGCGGATGGTACAAGTGGTACTTGTACAGGTACTTTAATTGGTAGGAACAGGGTTCTAACAAATGCACATTGTGTAATCGATGCTGGAACACAAAGGGGTATATCTAGTGCAACAGTTTATCCAGGCGTAAGTAATAGCATGGGATGGTTTGGTTCTTATAATGTTAGGGATTATTTTGTACCTTCTAATTGGATTTCAACTGGTTCAACCTCAGAAGATTTTGCTGTTCTTGTTTTAGATGCAAGTAATAATAGACATGCAGGAGATGTTGCAGGATTTCTTGGAATAAGACAAGTAAATAATCTTCTTAATCAAAATGTTGGTATTTTTGGGTATCCGGGAGATTTAATAAGAGCAGGTGGTGTGATTTCTCAATTTGGTATGAGAGGAAATGTTACAAGAGAAGATACGTCTTTAGCCTTTTATACAATTGATACTGCACCTGGACAGTCGGGATCGGCATTATTAAATGCAAATAACCAAGTTGTTGGTGTTCATAGAGGGTCATATATTGTTAATGGGAACACTATGAATGGCGGACCGAAGATGAATTCAAATATGTTCAATTTTGTATCTCAAGCTTTGCAGTAA